From Pagrus major chromosome 6, Pma_NU_1.0, one genomic window encodes:
- the LOC140997860 gene encoding CD276 antigen-like, giving the protein MELLPLVCLCLLSCSGETSAAGDGVKVVVKEDSDAVLPCSLSTKEDITRKIFDWKKDERRQKVFFYNSGIFTSQDQQFKDRVSHFQDQLKNGNASIKINKTKMADSGNYSCDFPNLQPRQTFNIELVVGVRVVVEEDDDAVLPCSLSTKEDITAKTFDWRKDERRQEVFFYNSGIFTGQDEQFRGRVSHFQDQLKNGDASIKITKTKMADSGTYSCDFPNLQPRQTFNIELVVGQVLTSWGFILILCVSAS; this is encoded by the exons atggagcttcttcctctcgtgtgtctctgtctgctgagctgctctggagaaacgtctgctgctggagacg GTGTCAAAGTGGTCGTGAAAGAAGacagtgatgctgttttaccctgttccCTCAGCACCAAGGAGGACATCACAAGAAAGATCTTTGACTGGAAGAAAGATGAAAGACGGCAGAAAGTGTTCTTTTATAATTCAGGCATCTTCACAAGTCAAGATCAGCAGTTCAAAGAtcgagtctcacattttcaagatcaactgaagaacggcaacgcctccataaagatcaataaaacaaagatggccGACAGCGGGAACTACAGCTGCGATTTTCCAAATCTTCAGCcgagacaaacattcaacattgagcttgttgttg GTGTCAGAGTTGTCGTGGAAGAAGACgatgatgctgttttaccctgttccCTCAGCACCAAGGAGGACATCACAGCAAAGACCTTTGACTGGAGGAAAGATGAAAGACGGCAGGAAGTGTTCTTTTATAATTCAGGCATCTTCACAGGTCAAGATGAGCAGTTCAGAGgtcgagtctcacattttcaagatcaactgaagaacggtgacgcctccataaagatcacaaaaacaaagatggccgaCAGTGGGACCTACAGCTGCGATTTTCCAAATCTTCAGCcgagacaaacattcaacattgagcttgttgttg